The Austwickia sp. genome includes a region encoding these proteins:
- a CDS encoding RDD family protein — MPPSQPGPEARWPGQQEQPSWQGEQVWQVPQYGGQAPPWQSAYGQGDGPLAQARTADAGPRLGARILDWLIVGIPFAALGLGLGYLAEPQVSANGTVQMWDTAMIVLQLAEIVVRLVYQAAFVAFKGATPGKMACGIRVVDESTGQRLSFGRALAREVVLMLSALLCLIGYFSLFFDSLGLKRGWHDKAVKSRVIRA, encoded by the coding sequence ATGCCACCCTCCCAGCCGGGGCCCGAGGCGCGCTGGCCCGGTCAGCAGGAGCAGCCCTCGTGGCAGGGCGAGCAGGTCTGGCAGGTGCCGCAGTACGGGGGGCAGGCGCCGCCCTGGCAGTCGGCGTACGGGCAGGGCGACGGTCCGCTCGCGCAGGCCCGCACGGCGGACGCGGGGCCGCGGCTAGGGGCGCGCATCCTCGATTGGCTGATCGTGGGAATTCCGTTCGCCGCTCTGGGACTTGGGCTGGGCTATCTCGCCGAGCCGCAGGTTTCGGCGAATGGCACGGTGCAGATGTGGGACACCGCCATGATCGTGTTGCAGCTCGCGGAGATCGTCGTGCGGCTCGTCTATCAGGCGGCGTTCGTGGCGTTCAAGGGCGCGACGCCGGGGAAGATGGCGTGCGGCATCCGGGTCGTCGACGAGAGCACCGGGCAGCGGCTGTCGTTCGGCCGGGCGCTCGCGCGTGAGGTGGTGCTGATGTTGTCGGCGCTGCTGTGCCTGATCGGGTACTTCTCGCTGTTCTTCGACTCGCTCGGGCTGAAGCGCGGCTGGCACGACAAGGCGGTCAAGTCACGGGTGATCCGCGCCTGA
- a CDS encoding substrate-binding domain-containing protein, producing the protein MSKNWPRVGRISAALVASLALAAGAAGCSGEPAAPVSGSGSSTAGAFTPIKADAKVALAFRMGSRVEPALGAALKKAGFAVESRFADTGEDQDRYVGMLLDAKPAVLVVEAVDAGKLKGRLDQAEKDGVVVIAATALPKDDTTIDYYVGADPKLRGEAQAEALLSGATGRRTKGAQRVEVLAGRSDDAAAKLQYDATIAKLKPKLDDKSFEMPSGEADFGKASLGSAGDAKGRVAGLLKDKYGEEAPEGVVAPWDAAALGAADAATEAKRQMPYVVGAGSSLAGVRALMQGRLGATTWDDPTALGNAIAQLVTDLKGKDRPVTDKSNISTGKREVGTRMLAPVTVVTRGNAKTLFANDAELKKLTG; encoded by the coding sequence ATGTCGAAGAACTGGCCCCGCGTGGGCCGAATCAGTGCTGCGCTGGTGGCCTCGCTCGCGTTGGCGGCGGGGGCCGCAGGGTGCAGCGGCGAACCGGCCGCGCCGGTCTCCGGGTCGGGGTCGTCGACGGCGGGGGCGTTCACCCCGATCAAGGCCGACGCCAAGGTGGCGCTGGCGTTTCGGATGGGCAGCCGGGTCGAACCGGCGCTGGGCGCCGCGCTGAAGAAGGCCGGTTTCGCGGTGGAGTCGCGGTTCGCGGACACGGGCGAGGATCAGGATCGGTACGTCGGGATGCTCCTCGACGCCAAGCCCGCCGTGCTGGTCGTGGAGGCCGTCGATGCCGGCAAGCTGAAGGGCCGGCTCGACCAGGCGGAGAAGGACGGGGTCGTGGTGATCGCCGCGACGGCCCTGCCGAAGGACGACACCACCATCGACTACTACGTCGGCGCCGACCCGAAGCTGCGCGGCGAGGCGCAGGCGGAGGCGCTGCTCAGCGGGGCCACGGGGCGGCGGACCAAGGGAGCCCAGCGCGTCGAGGTGCTGGCCGGCAGGTCGGACGACGCGGCGGCCAAGCTGCAGTACGACGCCACCATCGCCAAGCTCAAGCCCAAGCTCGACGACAAGAGCTTCGAGATGCCGTCCGGCGAGGCGGACTTCGGGAAGGCCTCGCTCGGTTCCGCCGGTGACGCGAAGGGTCGGGTCGCGGGGCTGCTGAAGGACAAGTACGGCGAGGAGGCCCCCGAGGGCGTCGTCGCGCCCTGGGACGCGGCGGCGCTCGGTGCCGCGGATGCGGCGACGGAGGCGAAGCGGCAGATGCCGTACGTCGTGGGCGCTGGCTCGTCCCTCGCCGGCGTGCGGGCCCTGATGCAGGGGCGGCTGGGCGCGACCACATGGGACGACCCCACCGCCTTGGGGAACGCGATCGCCCAGCTCGTCACCGATCTCAAGGGCAAGGACCGGCCCGTCACCGACAAGTCGAACATCAGCACCGGAAAGCGCGAGGTCGGCACCCGGATGCTGGCGCCGGTGACCGTGGTGACGCGCGGAAATGCCAAGACGCTCTTCGCCAACGACGCGGAGCTGAAGAAGCTGACCGGGTGA
- a CDS encoding RDD family protein: MSNDNQRYGDGGRPPEGDGERPYGLPPEFGQQGYGQQPHEGQPPYGQPEYGQQPHGQSPYGQPQYGEQPTYGQQPTYGAQPYGQQPYGQDPSGVWQAPTYQQGTVPPWQSQYGGGPGQPQIPSAWARLGARIIDGLIVGIPLAILGAITGWDTVTRSTGEFNYNASNGLFNLFRALVMAAYGAYFYRSRGATPGKMALKLQVVNEQNGQRLTFGQGFAREIVLWLSGFLCLIGYFSLFFDGTGRKRGWHDKAAKSWVIEQRPR; this comes from the coding sequence GTGAGCAACGACAACCAGCGGTACGGCGACGGTGGTCGGCCTCCGGAGGGCGATGGCGAGCGGCCGTACGGCTTGCCGCCGGAGTTCGGCCAGCAGGGGTACGGGCAGCAACCGCACGAGGGCCAGCCGCCCTACGGGCAGCCGGAGTACGGGCAGCAGCCGCACGGCCAGTCCCCGTACGGGCAGCCGCAGTACGGCGAGCAACCGACATATGGCCAGCAGCCCACCTACGGGGCGCAGCCGTATGGCCAGCAGCCCTACGGGCAGGACCCGTCGGGCGTCTGGCAGGCACCGACGTACCAGCAGGGCACCGTCCCGCCGTGGCAGTCCCAGTACGGCGGCGGCCCCGGCCAGCCGCAGATCCCCAGCGCGTGGGCTCGCCTCGGCGCGCGCATTATCGACGGCTTGATCGTCGGGATCCCGCTGGCGATCCTCGGGGCGATCACCGGGTGGGACACCGTGACCCGGTCCACCGGCGAGTTCAACTACAACGCCAGCAACGGGCTGTTCAACCTGTTCCGGGCGCTGGTGATGGCGGCGTACGGCGCGTACTTCTACAGGAGCCGCGGCGCCACCCCCGGCAAGATGGCGCTGAAGCTGCAGGTGGTCAACGAGCAGAACGGTCAGCGGCTGACGTTCGGACAGGGCTTTGCCCGCGAGATCGTGCTCTGGCTGTCGGGTTTCCTCTGCCTGATCGGGTACTTCTCGCTGTTCTTCGACGGCACGGGCCGTAAGCGCGGCTGGCATGACAAGGCCGCCAAGTCCTGGGTGATCGAGCAGCGCCCCCGGTGA
- a CDS encoding RDD family protein, with protein MSRTPSGWPEPPGGESHEQHWQQGQYGQQGGQPQEQQQGHYGQQHWQQGQSGQQAGEQHWQQGQYGQQNWQHGGPQDGPRWGQPVERADLGGSPWQAPSYGATAPPWLSAYGQGGPRTAPRGSRVGAEVLDLFILGIPLMLLIFVPVLAISAAVGPSTGARSTGMTSGDVALFIALLGVWFWPAVAPAIYYGSFDGVRGATPGKRICGLRVVGIHSGAPIGFWRTVLRRLVLGLTSSALLLGYFSILFDSSGQDRGWHDMVADSRVVQA; from the coding sequence ATGAGCCGTACGCCGAGTGGGTGGCCTGAGCCGCCGGGCGGCGAGTCGCACGAGCAGCACTGGCAACAGGGGCAGTACGGCCAGCAGGGCGGCCAGCCGCAGGAGCAGCAGCAGGGGCACTACGGCCAGCAGCACTGGCAGCAGGGCCAGTCTGGCCAGCAGGCCGGCGAACAGCACTGGCAGCAGGGGCAGTACGGCCAGCAGAACTGGCAGCACGGTGGGCCGCAGGACGGCCCGCGGTGGGGGCAGCCGGTTGAGCGTGCGGATCTGGGCGGCTCGCCGTGGCAGGCGCCGTCCTACGGAGCGACGGCCCCGCCGTGGCTCTCGGCGTACGGTCAAGGTGGTCCCCGCACCGCCCCCCGCGGCAGCCGCGTCGGCGCCGAGGTGCTGGACCTCTTCATCCTCGGCATCCCGCTGATGCTCCTGATCTTCGTGCCGGTCCTCGCCATCAGTGCGGCGGTGGGACCGTCGACGGGCGCGCGCTCCACGGGCATGACGTCCGGCGACGTGGCGCTCTTCATCGCGCTCCTCGGCGTGTGGTTCTGGCCGGCGGTGGCGCCGGCGATTTACTACGGGTCCTTCGACGGCGTCCGCGGCGCGACCCCGGGCAAGCGCATCTGCGGCCTGCGGGTGGTCGGCATCCACAGCGGTGCCCCGATCGGGTTCTGGCGCACGGTGCTTCGCCGGCTCGTGCTCGGGCTGACGTCGAGCGCGTTGCTGCTGGGGTACTTCTCGATCCTCTTCGATTCGTCCGGTCAAGACCGCGGCTGGCATGACATGGTCGCCGATTCAAGGGTGGTGCAGGCGTGA
- a CDS encoding DUF222 domain-containing protein, producing MTAVLDRASAEGLLGWEDVTAYGMAGVAREAVAAATLALGAFTAGADPTDPTRGTTAVGVPSGDLSALCGELLRLRALAEGAAVAVALEAVERGIVAESVCTDLAGWVREQAWQAGIGVPPSLAAAIKTVAEQARRTKPTDLRPLAAAVVAGKVPVSSAKVLGRELDLLARYIPDDVWQTAAAELIDWAAEGAAPGELRAARQRIAATYGTDAFEDEQAAAKRHRELSGWVADDAGGWTCRLRTDNEGRAILDAAFDALAGPSAEVAATVANRPVTDGASLAQAVAFASSHDDDRLIDPLTAQARAAFAAAGGLGSSGSARPGDAEAARAAAYADVRAALVAAGWIRDECAHQDDREHASADDTSCGPQGDDELDKVTALGRDDRTAGQRRHDALIEMARVLATNGAALADVRPTSAVKAQVTITMDYDRLRAGLGPGADGHGTPLTAATVRRMCCDAALIPAVLGGDGAILDWGRARRLASPDQVRYLRQRDKGCSFPGCTRPPAWTEAHHLDEWLLDGGQTNVDRLALLCCRHHDIVHAHRLRGELVDGRVRWRPRSGTGA from the coding sequence ATGACCGCCGTACTCGACCGAGCCAGCGCCGAAGGGCTGTTGGGCTGGGAGGACGTGACGGCGTATGGGATGGCCGGGGTCGCGCGGGAGGCGGTGGCCGCGGCCACCCTCGCGCTCGGCGCGTTCACGGCGGGCGCCGACCCGACGGACCCCACCCGCGGCACCACTGCCGTAGGAGTCCCCAGCGGGGACCTCTCCGCCCTCTGCGGCGAGCTGTTACGGCTGCGGGCGCTCGCCGAGGGGGCGGCTGTCGCGGTGGCTTTGGAGGCGGTCGAGCGCGGCATCGTCGCGGAATCGGTGTGCACCGACCTGGCGGGCTGGGTGCGGGAACAGGCGTGGCAAGCGGGCATCGGCGTCCCTCCCAGCCTCGCCGCCGCCATCAAGACCGTGGCCGAGCAGGCGCGGCGCACCAAGCCCACCGACCTGCGCCCCCTGGCCGCCGCGGTGGTGGCAGGCAAGGTGCCCGTGTCCTCCGCCAAGGTCCTCGGCCGCGAACTCGACCTCCTCGCCCGCTACATCCCCGACGATGTCTGGCAGACGGCGGCCGCCGAGCTGATCGATTGGGCAGCCGAGGGGGCAGCACCCGGCGAACTGCGCGCGGCCCGGCAGCGCATCGCGGCGACGTACGGGACCGACGCCTTCGAGGACGAGCAGGCCGCCGCCAAACGCCACCGCGAACTCAGCGGATGGGTCGCCGACGACGCCGGCGGGTGGACCTGCCGCCTCCGCACCGACAACGAGGGCCGAGCCATCCTCGACGCAGCATTCGACGCGCTCGCCGGCCCCAGCGCAGAGGTCGCCGCCACGGTCGCGAACCGTCCCGTCACGGACGGGGCGAGCCTCGCCCAGGCGGTTGCCTTCGCCTCCTCACACGACGACGACCGCCTCATCGACCCCCTCACCGCACAGGCCCGCGCCGCGTTTGCTGCGGCCGGCGGGCTGGGGAGCTCCGGCTCCGCGCGACCGGGGGATGCCGAGGCGGCGAGGGCAGCTGCGTATGCCGACGTCCGCGCCGCCCTGGTCGCCGCCGGCTGGATCCGGGACGAATGCGCCCACCAGGACGATCGAGAGCACGCAAGCGCCGATGACACGTCATGCGGGCCGCAGGGCGACGACGAGCTCGACAAAGTGACGGCGCTCGGACGCGACGACCGTACGGCGGGGCAGCGTCGCCACGACGCGCTTATCGAGATGGCCCGTGTCCTCGCGACGAACGGCGCCGCGCTGGCCGACGTCCGACCCACGTCCGCCGTGAAGGCCCAGGTCACGATCACCATGGACTACGACCGGCTCCGCGCCGGGCTGGGTCCGGGCGCGGACGGGCACGGGACGCCGCTGACGGCGGCGACGGTACGCCGGATGTGCTGCGACGCGGCCCTCATCCCGGCGGTGCTCGGAGGCGACGGCGCCATCCTCGACTGGGGCCGGGCCCGCCGACTGGCGTCGCCGGACCAGGTCCGCTACCTGCGACAACGCGACAAGGGATGCTCATTCCCGGGCTGCACGAGGCCGCCTGCCTGGACCGAAGCCCATCACCTCGATGAATGGCTGCTCGACGGCGGGCAGACCAATGTCGACCGGCTCGCCCTGCTTTGCTGCCGACATCACGACATCGTGCATGCCCATCGACTCCGCGGTGAACTCGTCGACGGCCGCGTCCGCTGGCGCCCTCGATCAGGCACCGGCGCATGA